The following proteins are co-located in the Acidimicrobiia bacterium genome:
- a CDS encoding NAD(P)/FAD-dependent oxidoreductase, giving the protein MKSYDIIVLGSGGAGFQVAIAAKKVGKNVAVINEGPFGGTCSVRGCIPKKVLAGVAEIADINRRLAELNILDQSIMNWLQLIDFKRSFTESVPKRTENALIKAGIDIYTASPRFISDLTLEVNDQTLRADKIHIAVGAKPAKLSIEGFDHMITSDDFLELDELPKRIIFVGGGYISFELAHIASRFGADVTILHSDDKPLSMFDSDMVKELLKASKEVGVKIVLNSSVSKITKSNKVFLVRTEDGHDFETDKVIHGAGRPPAISDLNLEATNVEFDTRRGVKVNKYLQSVSNPNIYAAGDCADAGPALSPVASIQGSIVAKNILGDKVMQPSYLSTPSVLFSTPTVASVGYNEVRAKHEGLEFDVRHNDTSKWFDAKRLNQKYSRSKVLVEKKTNKVLGAHLIGNHVDDIINIFSLAIELGLTTEQLKAPIMAFPTVSDDMRSMF; this is encoded by the coding sequence ATGAAATCTTATGACATAATTGTACTTGGGTCTGGCGGTGCTGGATTCCAAGTTGCTATAGCAGCAAAAAAAGTAGGAAAAAATGTTGCTGTTATTAATGAAGGACCATTCGGCGGCACTTGCTCTGTTCGTGGTTGTATACCAAAAAAAGTTTTGGCTGGTGTAGCAGAAATCGCAGACATTAATAGACGATTAGCTGAACTAAATATTTTAGATCAGTCTATTATGAACTGGTTGCAATTAATTGACTTTAAACGCAGCTTTACTGAAAGCGTTCCCAAACGTACAGAAAATGCATTAATTAAAGCTGGCATTGATATTTACACTGCTAGTCCTCGATTCATAAGCGATTTGACACTTGAAGTAAATGATCAAACACTTAGAGCTGATAAAATCCACATTGCAGTCGGTGCTAAGCCAGCTAAACTGTCAATTGAAGGCTTTGACCATATGATTACTAGTGACGATTTTTTAGAACTAGATGAACTACCAAAGCGTATTATTTTTGTTGGCGGTGGCTATATATCATTTGAGCTTGCACACATTGCTTCACGTTTTGGGGCCGATGTAACTATTTTACATTCTGATGATAAACCGCTATCAATGTTTGATTCAGATATGGTCAAAGAATTATTAAAAGCCTCAAAGGAAGTTGGCGTTAAGATTGTACTTAATAGCTCGGTATCGAAAATAACAAAATCTAATAAAGTTTTTTTAGTAAGAACAGAAGATGGACATGATTTTGAAACTGACAAGGTGATTCACGGAGCTGGTCGTCCACCAGCAATTTCAGATTTAAATCTCGAAGCAACAAATGTTGAATTCGACACACGTCGTGGTGTGAAAGTAAACAAATATTTACAAAGCGTTTCTAACCCAAACATATATGCCGCAGGTGATTGTGCTGATGCTGGACCTGCGTTATCACCTGTTGCTAGTATACAGGGATCGATAGTAGCCAAAAATATTCTTGGAGACAAAGTTATGCAACCAAGCTATTTGTCTACGCCAAGTGTATTATTTAGCACACCGACAGTTGCTAGCGTAGGTTACAATGAAGTAAGAGCTAAGCATGAAGGTCTCGAATTCGATGTTAGACATAATGATACATCTAAGTGGTTCGATGCTAAAAGGCTCAATCAAAAATACTCTAGAAGTAAAGTATTAGTAGAAAAGAAAACAAACAAAGTTCTTGGTGCTCACCTTATAGGCAACCATGTTGATGATATAATAAATATTTTTAGTCTTGCTATCGAACTCGGGCTGACAACAGAACAATTAAAAGCTCCAATAATGGCATTTCCGACTGTTAGCGATGACATGCGCTCTATGTTCTAA
- a CDS encoding acetolactate synthase large subunit — protein sequence MNKIKTADAIIEGLENSGIKYIFGVPGEENLDVLEAIRKSKIIKFILTRHEQEAGFMAATIGRLTGIPGVALSTLGPGATNLVTAAAYAQLGGMPLLMLTGQKPIRESKQGAFQIIDVVDMMKPITKFSKQLVEGSFAFSYVREAIRLCTEERPGAVLLEIPEDIAAENIDYKPIPISEVRRPIAAETSINKIVELLVKAKRPLVVVGAGANRKRTSNMLTDLITKFNIPFVNTQMGKGVICESFTEFAGTAALSQGDYVHQSISKSDLIINVGHDIVEKPPFIMQGARTVVHINFAPAIINEIYYPQYEVVGDIANAISQLNAKLDLVKDKLDWDTRYHLESKRKLDESFAIALKGATTITPQVLVSELRNKIADDGIVTLDNGMYKIWFARHYCAKQENTLLLDNALATMGAGLPSAIAAKLVHPNRQVVAVVGDGGFMMNSQALATALALEQNLTVIILEDNSYQMIRWKQHNEGLADFGLTFNNPNFVDYAKSYGANAICVSKPKEFVEALEVLGQSSGVNVIVVKFDYSNSSESLKISNK from the coding sequence ATGAATAAAATTAAAACAGCTGATGCAATTATTGAAGGTCTTGAAAATTCTGGTATAAAATATATATTTGGTGTACCTGGTGAAGAAAATTTAGATGTACTTGAGGCGATAAGAAAATCTAAAATAATAAAGTTCATACTTACGCGACATGAACAAGAAGCTGGTTTTATGGCCGCTACTATTGGGAGGCTAACTGGTATACCTGGAGTTGCTTTATCTACGCTAGGTCCTGGTGCAACAAATCTAGTGACTGCTGCTGCATACGCACAATTAGGGGGCATGCCATTACTAATGCTCACTGGTCAAAAGCCAATTAGGGAAAGTAAACAAGGTGCATTTCAAATTATCGACGTAGTAGATATGATGAAACCAATAACGAAATTTTCAAAACAGTTAGTTGAAGGCTCCTTTGCTTTTTCATATGTAAGAGAAGCTATCCGGCTCTGTACCGAGGAACGACCAGGTGCAGTACTACTTGAAATACCTGAAGATATTGCAGCGGAAAATATTGACTATAAACCGATTCCTATAAGCGAAGTGCGTCGGCCAATCGCAGCAGAAACGTCTATTAATAAAATTGTAGAATTACTAGTAAAAGCAAAACGACCACTAGTAGTTGTTGGAGCAGGGGCTAATCGAAAACGGACATCAAATATGCTCACAGATTTGATAACTAAATTTAATATACCTTTTGTTAATACTCAAATGGGTAAAGGTGTTATTTGTGAAAGTTTTACTGAATTCGCAGGCACTGCTGCTCTAAGTCAAGGCGATTATGTACACCAAAGCATCAGTAAATCTGATTTAATTATAAATGTTGGTCATGACATAGTTGAAAAACCACCATTTATAATGCAGGGCGCTCGAACAGTTGTACACATAAATTTTGCACCAGCGATCATCAACGAAATTTATTATCCGCAATATGAAGTTGTTGGTGATATAGCAAATGCGATAAGTCAATTAAATGCAAAATTAGACCTAGTTAAAGACAAGTTAGATTGGGATACCAGATACCATCTTGAATCTAAACGAAAGCTAGATGAATCATTTGCTATAGCGTTAAAAGGTGCGACAACAATAACACCACAGGTATTAGTAAGTGAATTGAGAAATAAGATCGCAGACGATGGCATTGTTACCTTAGATAATGGTATGTATAAAATATGGTTTGCGCGACATTATTGCGCAAAACAAGAAAATACTCTTCTACTAGATAATGCCCTAGCAACTATGGGTGCCGGATTACCTTCTGCTATCGCAGCCAAACTAGTACATCCTAATCGCCAAGTTGTCGCTGTTGTTGGTGATGGTGGTTTTATGATGAACTCACAGGCATTAGCAACAGCTTTAGCATTAGAGCAAAACCTAACGGTAATTATTTTAGAAGATAATTCTTACCAGATGATTCGATGGAAACAGCACAATGAAGGATTAGCTGATTTTGGATTAACATTTAATAATCCAAACTTTGTGGACTACGCTAAAAGTTATGGAGCGAATGCGATTTGTGTGAGTAAACCTAAAGAGTTTGTAGAAGCTTTAGAAGTGTTAGGACAATCATCAGGAGTGAATGTTATTGTTGTGAAATTTGATTATAGTAATAGTTCAGAATCTTTAAAAATATCTAATAAATAA